atcctcctccttactgatctcgtctgatgacgaactgtctgagtcatgtgtaggagaatatgatgacgaactgcaagaatatgtaccggtggtcatgaaccgaaatctgccaggcgtaatcggcacaacccgcccgtcggcggtatatctgaaccaatgtccatatttgtttagaaatggacgatcctcttttactccagggatcatgggtccatgccaacgatattgtggctccggaaaactaaagctgggtggagctggaacctcctctgggtttaccgggagttgagattccccggctaacacaatttcttctttaataggtattggaacgccctttttagttgtggatagaatagattcagtgtccgattccgagtcgtacaaaatgataggattagaagaagtcatctatcatataattgaaacaacaattacgttagcatataaatatatcacatataatgtttttgaccaaataataagcaaaaatcaggaaaaacagatatggtcatagtccagactcactaatgcatcctaacaattaccagttaaacacaataatgtaatttctggttcccaatgacctcaagctcggataccaactgtaacgacccgtcaaaatcgctattgacgcggcacattaatcattgattccacagtgaggttttgacctctatatgatacgttttgataaaatattgcattcattaaaataagtaactttctaaacatagaaagttataaacatgtgggcgagtgcttaggtataagcaaaaccccgaaatacataagtctttaatttacaggttgacatcacagtccaattatttattacacaacgcagttttattttgaatgcaataaactttgtacaaagcatgagagactccatgcaggcaacaagcacatcacagcggaagcattctaaggacctgagaataaaacatgctaaaaagtcaacacgaatgttggtgagttataggtttaattgctcgagtcataaacatatataaagatagaccacaagatttcatcaaaagtttatcaatagattctacgtaacagagcaccctggtaactaaacttaacgctatagtgataattaccccattcgttttaatacacgcaaaccaacgtgtcttaaactcaaataacatacgtccgttaaaaggctagtgctctagctcggacggggatgtcaagccctatggatccatatacaattattcgcgcccaccagtccatatcctatgtactggcagctactagttaccaaagctaagggattttcggtttaactcagtgtagaatttagtatgtacttgtgtcttatcgcgtttaaaataaattgcatatattctcagcccaaaaatatttaaagtatttaaaaagggagactataaactcacagttcaatattgagactcaatattgtaggcaaattgcgtagacgtaatgatggtagacgactgtatggttggccttggattcaagaacaataccccgaacaatacccaatatttccttagcttaaagtggtttaaaacccgaattaaaacaccctcgaatatactttattattattaaacttaaatttaaaattataattataatttaaatataaatttttattactgaagaaaaaaatatgtgataattcgtcgagcaaaacaggcgtatttatattacttttccgtttactgtagctcatgcgatcgcatgagttttcagtgtttttgccatgcgatcgcatggccgccttttctgtttttgtttggtagtttgtcgacatcaaatagtgttactgtagcaaatagtgttttactgtagcaaatagtgttttactgtagcaaatagtgttttactgtagcaaatagtgttttactgtagcaaatagggtttttacttgtacatatatatatacatacatataattgttcatgaatcgtcgagagtaatcaaaggtaattgtatatatgaaacagttctaaaattttgagactcaatctaacagactttgtttagcgtgttaaaataataaatcgtatagagaattggtttaaataagtcaaaaattttcgggtcatcacaacccTGGTCACTAGATTCAGTATCTGACCCATCATCCATTTGGTACAAACCCATTTTTATCTCGTTTGTTGCACAAACCGTGTGAACTCCATAGTTTGCACACACACTACACTCGTAAGACCAATGCTTTGAATCTAGCGATCTTCTACACATTTTGCAGGCTTGGTTTGTATTCCCAGTATGGTTGGTATGGTTGAGGATTAACTCATGTGGATGAGCCTTATGGGTTACCTATTTGAACAAGCATATATAGTTAGTCGTATACTCCGTATGACATTAGACAAAATATCATGAATGCTCCTTGTGATTTGTATCGAAAATCACCGGGGTCCCCTGTACTTTTTTTCCGTCATGGATGGTCACTGTGGTCTGCATTTTAATTACCAATGCTCCATGTGGTGCAAACCATAGGAACTATCCTTGACGAATAAAAGCAAACAACAAGGACCACTGGTGATTCAAATGCAAATCGTAGGGACTATCCTTGACGGAAAAGCTAAGGGACCATGAGTGTAATCCGATACAAACCATATGGACCATTCGTGATATTTGTCTTAACATTATTACCCTTAATTTAGTCACTAATCCACAACTGATTACAGATTACAGATCATATTAAGGCATGTACATTAGAAAGAAAACTAAATGAACAGATGACAATACCTTAGGGGGGAGAAAAGCACAATTGACATGGAGATCAACTTCACACAAAGCACAGCAATATGAAAATCTGGTCCCATTAGTACCACACGCGTTACACACAAAACAATTGGAGGGATAAGTTGGGTACGGGCTAAGAATGAGAGGATGAGTCGCATGAAAAGGGTGTCTAATGTATCGAGTAGCGTTACCACAATGTTCATGAAGAAAGAAATTGCACTGCCAACACGCGTAGATAGTTTTATCACAAAACTTGTCGCAACCGGAACAACGCAGTTGTTGTTGCCCTGGCTGCAATTGGTACATAGACAAATTGTGTTCATGACTGAAATGCTTGTATTCCATTTTCTCCAAGATCTTTTTTCTCAGTGAAAAATGCAATATATGTAAATGTGTATGTACAGATGGTTTATTGATTGGTATGGACCAAGTCAAAGTCGACTGTGAGCAAGTGGACATTTTGTTAAAAAGTCTACCATGTGATTCCTTTGTGGAGTTTTTGTTAATGGGTCGGGTCGATAACTTATCTTAACGTTGTGGTATAACTAAATTGATTGACTTTGTGAAGTTGACCTTATTAGGGGCTAATGAGTTGTGTTAAGAATAAAGAAATACCTTCTATTGAGTTTGGTTGAGATAGGAGTGTTTAACATTTGGTTTCAAAGCGATTAATCCAAAATCGAACCAAATAAAAATCGATAATAATTCAAACCGAATTTGaatttggttttcggttcggttttcaaaTTTGAATTTGGTTTTCATTTTACTTTTTCGAATTCGGTTTAATTGAAATCCGAATTCAAAACGAAATTCaactaataatatattaaattattaatacatATTTATGAAAACCGATTTAAAATCAAAAGTCAAATTCAAAATCGATTTTGTATAATTATTTTAGTTAAAATCAGTTTTTTTCATATTTTCGGTttaaaccgaaccgaaccgaatttcattttcgtttcGATTTCGATTTTGAAATCGAATTTGATTTCAGTTTTCGGTTTCAATTTACACCTTCAGATTTTTCAAAAATAAACCAACTAAACTCAGAAAACCGAATAACCAAACCAATTAGCATGACATTTAAAAGCTTAGATAGTATAAAAAATTATATTAAAGAGCTTAATGGtacgtatatattatatattaaattaaatattaaataaatcatGAACCAATCCTTAATATTCTTTTCTTCACTAACTGTTCAACCTTTTACTACCAAGCCCATAAATGCAAATATACCCTTCTTCCTAGTCAAGAATCATTCTAATAAACTCGATCATCATAAGCATAAAATGAAGTCATTTGAATATCTAACTTTGGTAAACCTTCACAAGAAGCCAATAAATCATGGGACAAGCTTTTGGTATGTTTTCTCATCTCAGCTATTTACTTTGATCTGTTCTGATATGATTCACAATAGTTAGTTTTATCGAACACATTAAAACGACATGTTTCTACCATATGTTATGTTCTGGTCTTAGTTAAAATCAACAGTTTATGATTTCGGTTGAACAGGAAAGGAGGAAAATAAGGATATCGGTCCAGTCATTGGAAAATGTTACGACAAATATTTTGCAGACCCTAACAAGAAATGGACTTCGGCCGAGTTTTACCATGCAGTTTGTGAGACCGTCGAGTATTTTTCGCCTTCTATATGTAACAATATGTTTTTACAACCAAAATAAATATAATTTTTGTTGCTTAATATTTGTTGGTTTAACAGAGAAATGAACAAGTTGCTTGGTAGCACCCAGTTTCATGTCCCAAAATCTTCCACCCTTGAGCATGCCTACCGTGTAAGTTCTTATGTAtatcttttaaaaaaataaataaaaataataagaataatcacAAAATACAGTAGTATTTTGTAAACTAGATGCCTACCATAGATCAATATAAGATTTTAGGAAAAATCTTACATTTCCCCAAAATACAGCTTGTCAATGCAAATTGTACAAGTATTTTAATGCATACTCTAATAAAAGTAAATTACACACAAAATCCTTATGGTTTATATGAAATTACACCAATCGACCTTATCTATTTAAAAACCACACCAATACTCCATGTTGTTTTCATGAAATTACACTAATTGTCCTTATCTTTTTCATAATTACACCGATTATCTTTGACTTATCTGAAAGTGTAATTTAATGATCCTTTGTTTGCATAAAATGTGCGTTGATAGTCCTGTCTATTAACGCTCATTTTAAGTAAATCATGGAC
This genomic stretch from Rutidosis leptorrhynchoides isolate AG116_Rl617_1_P2 chromosome 11, CSIRO_AGI_Rlap_v1, whole genome shotgun sequence harbors:
- the LOC139877212 gene encoding protein VACUOLELESS GAMETOPHYTES-like: MSTCSQSTLTWSIPINKPSVHTHLHILHFSLRKKILEKMEYKHFSHEHNLSMYQLQPGQQQLRCSGCDKFCDKTIYACWQCNFFLHEHCGNATRYIRHPFHATHPLILSPYPTYPSNCFVCNACGTNGTRFSYCCALCEVDLHVNCAFLPPKVTHKAHPHELILNHTNHTGNTNQACKMCRRSLDSKHWSYECSVCANYGVHTVCATNEIKMGLYQMDDGSDTESSDQGAPVSQQTAPAAQQGPSDGQVQVELTLEEAFALLQLIGQSNANAASYV